A window of the Flavobacterium sangjuense genome harbors these coding sequences:
- a CDS encoding DUF2238 domain-containing protein gives MAFTIAISEERIPLKNNIWQKAFIAFFLINWINSYVGNTDTANWILENTLVFIFLGFLALTYKKFIFSDLSYLLICIYLCLHVYGSKYTYAENPFGYWLKDAFDMSRNHYDRIVHFSFGFLLAYPMREMFLKWLKFPSWVAWTLPIEITLSISGFYELIEWAVADVFFKAQGDAYLGTQGDVWDAQKDIFLAFLGAIIATTIVSVVKKIWNVTEKQSIL, from the coding sequence ATGGCATTTACCATAGCAATTTCTGAAGAACGAATTCCTTTAAAAAATAATATTTGGCAGAAAGCCTTTATCGCTTTTTTTCTGATAAACTGGATAAATTCCTATGTTGGAAATACCGATACCGCCAATTGGATTTTAGAAAACACCCTGGTTTTTATCTTTTTAGGGTTTCTTGCTTTGACCTATAAAAAATTTATATTCAGCGATTTGAGTTATCTGCTGATTTGTATTTATTTGTGTCTGCATGTTTATGGTTCAAAATATACTTATGCCGAAAATCCTTTTGGTTATTGGCTTAAAGATGCATTTGATATGTCCCGCAATCATTACGATCGGATAGTCCATTTTAGTTTCGGATTTCTGTTAGCCTATCCGATGCGCGAGATGTTTTTGAAATGGCTGAAATTTCCAAGTTGGGTAGCATGGACATTACCAATAGAAATTACACTTTCCATCAGCGGATTTTATGAACTGATAGAATGGGCTGTTGCCGATGTCTTCTTTAAGGCGCAAGGCGATGCCTATCTTGGAACCCAAGGCGATGTTTGGGATGCTCAAAAAGATATTTTTCTGGCATTTCTGGGAGCTATAATCGCCACAACTATAGTGAGTGTTGTTAAAAAGATTTGGAACGTAACTGAAAAACAAAGCATATTATAA
- the lpdA gene encoding dihydrolipoyl dehydrogenase yields MKYDIIVLGSGPGGYVTAIRASQLGFKVAVIEKENLGGICLNWGCIPTKALLKSAQVFDYLKHASDYGLTIKEFDKDFSAVVKRSRDVADGMSKGVQFLMKKNKIDVIDGFGKIKPGKKVDVTAADGKVTEYSADHIIIATGARSRELPNLPQDGVKVIGYRQAMTLPSQPKKMIVVGSGAIGVEFAHFYNAMGTEVTVVEFMPNVVPVEDEDISKQFERSMKKSGITVMTNSTVEKIDTSGKGVKAFVKTAKGEEILEADILLSAVGIKTNIENIGLEEVGIATDKDKILVNAYSQTNVPGYYAIGDVTPGQALAHVASAEGINCVEKIKGLHVEPIDYGNVPGCTYATPEIASVGLTEKQAKEKGYELKIGKFPFSASGKAKAAGTPDGFVKVIFDAKYGEWLGCHMIGAGVTDMIAEAVVARKLETTGHEILKAIHPHPTMSEAVMEAVADAYGEVIHL; encoded by the coding sequence ATGAAATACGATATTATTGTTTTAGGAAGTGGTCCTGGCGGTTATGTTACTGCTATTCGTGCATCACAATTAGGCTTTAAAGTAGCCGTAATCGAAAAAGAAAACCTTGGTGGAATCTGCCTTAATTGGGGTTGTATTCCAACAAAAGCGCTTTTAAAATCGGCACAGGTTTTTGATTACCTAAAACATGCTTCTGATTATGGATTAACAATTAAGGAATTTGACAAAGATTTCTCAGCGGTGGTAAAACGTTCAAGAGACGTTGCCGACGGAATGAGCAAAGGTGTTCAATTCTTAATGAAAAAAAATAAAATCGACGTTATTGATGGTTTTGGAAAAATAAAACCGGGAAAGAAAGTTGATGTTACTGCAGCCGATGGAAAAGTTACCGAATATTCAGCTGACCATATTATCATCGCAACTGGTGCACGTTCACGTGAATTACCAAACCTGCCACAAGATGGTGTAAAAGTAATTGGTTACCGTCAGGCGATGACATTACCATCACAACCAAAGAAAATGATTGTTGTGGGTTCTGGTGCTATCGGAGTTGAATTTGCTCATTTTTATAATGCAATGGGAACAGAAGTTACCGTTGTTGAGTTTATGCCAAATGTCGTTCCTGTGGAAGATGAAGATATCTCAAAGCAATTTGAGCGTTCGATGAAAAAATCGGGAATAACCGTGATGACGAATTCTACTGTAGAAAAAATCGACACTTCAGGAAAAGGTGTAAAAGCTTTTGTAAAAACCGCTAAAGGAGAAGAAATCCTTGAAGCTGATATTTTACTTTCGGCAGTTGGAATCAAAACCAATATCGAAAACATCGGTTTAGAAGAAGTTGGCATTGCAACAGATAAAGATAAAATTTTGGTAAATGCTTATTCTCAAACCAATGTCCCGGGCTATTATGCTATTGGTGATGTAACACCAGGTCAGGCTTTGGCTCACGTTGCTTCAGCAGAAGGAATCAATTGTGTTGAGAAAATCAAAGGTTTACACGTTGAACCAATCGATTATGGAAATGTTCCGGGTTGTACTTATGCTACTCCTGAAATTGCTTCTGTTGGTTTAACCGAAAAACAAGCCAAAGAAAAAGGATACGAATTGAAGATTGGTAAATTCCCATTCTCTGCTTCAGGAAAAGCTAAAGCTGCCGGAACTCCGGATGGTTTTGTAAAAGTAATTTTTGATGCCAAATATGGCGAATGGTTAGGTTGTCACATGATTGGTGCCGGAGTTACCGATATGATTGCAGAAGCAGTTGTAGCGCGTAAATTGGAAACTACAGGACACGAAATCCTAAAAGCAATTCACCCACACCCAACGATGAGTGAAGCCGTTATGGAAGCGGTTGCTGATGCTTATGGAGAAGTGATTCACTTGTAA
- a CDS encoding YybH family protein gives MKKIQLFKIVCLSLILVSMSCKKAEEAPVEEAKPAFDLAAAKTSVEAGYAEFEKAYNAKDSVALANCYATDGKFMNPNGKAVEGRPAIQKTFGMWFKGDTTKIKLSLVDLWGNENNLTAENAWTVSDKDGKVLDEGKSLEVYKMEDGKWKLYRDCFNSNMPAMPEGK, from the coding sequence ATGAAAAAAATTCAATTATTTAAAATCGTTTGCCTGTCCCTAATCTTAGTAAGCATGAGTTGTAAAAAAGCAGAAGAAGCTCCTGTTGAAGAAGCAAAACCTGCTTTTGATTTAGCTGCGGCTAAGACTTCAGTGGAAGCTGGTTACGCAGAATTTGAAAAAGCGTACAACGCCAAAGATTCAGTTGCTCTTGCAAATTGTTATGCCACTGATGGCAAATTCATGAATCCAAATGGTAAGGCTGTTGAAGGAAGACCAGCCATTCAAAAAACTTTTGGCATGTGGTTTAAAGGTGATACTACAAAAATAAAATTGAGTCTTGTTGACCTTTGGGGTAATGAAAACAATTTAACAGCTGAAAATGCCTGGACAGTCTCCGACAAGGACGGTAAAGTACTTGATGAAGGAAAATCACTTGAAGTCTATAAAATGGAAGACGGAAAGTGGAAACTCTACCGTGATTGTTTTAATTCTAATATGCCGGCAATGCCTGAAGGGAAATAA
- a CDS encoding acetyl-CoA C-acyltransferase — MSKKVVIVSAVRTPIGSFMGSLSTVTATQLGAAAIKGALNKINLDPNLVNEVLMGNVVQAGVGQAPARQAAKFAGLPDNVPCTTVNKVCASGMKAVMQGAQAIMAGDAEIVVAGGMENMSLIPHYVHLRNGVKFGPTTMVDGMQKDGLTDAYDGNAMGVSADLCATEYKITREEQDAFAIQSYERSANAWEAGKFNNEVVPVEIPQRRGEPIVFAKDEEYTNVKLDKIPALNAVFTKDGTVTAANASTINDGAAALVLMSEEKANALGLKPLAYIKSYADAEQEPKWFTTSPAKALPKALDKAGISISDVDFFEFNEAFSVVGLANAKILGLDNDKVNVNGGAVSLGHPLGCSGARIIVTLINVLEQNNAKIGAAAICNGGGGASAIVIERA, encoded by the coding sequence ATGAGTAAAAAAGTAGTCATCGTTTCAGCAGTCAGAACACCTATCGGAAGTTTTATGGGTTCGTTATCAACTGTTACAGCTACCCAATTAGGTGCAGCCGCAATCAAAGGTGCATTAAATAAAATCAATTTAGATCCAAACTTAGTAAATGAAGTTTTGATGGGTAATGTAGTCCAGGCCGGAGTTGGTCAGGCACCAGCCCGTCAGGCAGCTAAATTTGCTGGTTTACCAGATAACGTTCCGTGTACAACTGTCAATAAAGTATGTGCTTCCGGAATGAAAGCCGTAATGCAAGGCGCTCAAGCTATTATGGCTGGTGATGCCGAAATTGTAGTTGCCGGTGGAATGGAAAACATGAGTTTAATTCCACATTATGTTCATTTAAGAAATGGTGTGAAATTTGGCCCAACAACGATGGTTGACGGAATGCAGAAAGACGGTTTGACTGATGCTTATGATGGAAACGCAATGGGAGTTTCTGCCGATTTATGTGCAACCGAATATAAAATTACTCGTGAAGAGCAAGATGCTTTCGCTATTCAATCCTACGAGCGTTCAGCTAATGCTTGGGAAGCCGGAAAATTCAATAATGAAGTTGTTCCTGTAGAAATTCCGCAACGTCGTGGAGAGCCGATTGTTTTTGCTAAAGATGAAGAATACACCAATGTAAAATTGGATAAAATTCCTGCGTTAAATGCTGTGTTTACCAAAGATGGAACTGTTACCGCTGCCAATGCTTCTACTATCAATGATGGTGCGGCAGCTTTAGTATTAATGAGTGAAGAGAAAGCAAACGCTTTAGGATTAAAACCTTTGGCTTATATCAAATCATACGCTGATGCTGAACAGGAACCAAAATGGTTTACGACTTCGCCTGCAAAAGCGTTACCAAAAGCTTTGGACAAAGCCGGAATTTCAATTTCTGATGTAGACTTTTTTGAATTCAACGAAGCTTTTTCTGTAGTTGGTTTAGCAAATGCCAAAATCTTAGGTCTAGACAATGACAAAGTAAATGTAAATGGTGGCGCGGTTTCTCTAGGTCATCCTCTTGGATGTTCCGGAGCCAGAATCATTGTAACCTTAATTAATGTTTTAGAACAAAATAATGCCAAAATCGGTGCCGCAGCTATTTGTAATGGCGGCGGCGGTGCTTCGGCAATTGTTATTGAAAGAGCTTAA
- a CDS encoding C40 family peptidase, whose protein sequence is MFAICNLAIIPLRAEPSDRSEIVSQVLFGEHFEILETQNQWSKIKLQYDDYEGWVDSKQYQTITEKSFKSLSKDAIILNSDLVEYVSNPSNILLPIPLGSSLSFLHHGEINIENFEFEGMRTSGVKPKSDLIATAYMYLNAPYLWGGKTPFGIDCSGFTQMVYKLNGYHLLRDASQQSTQGDALSFIEESEAGDLAFFDNEEGKIIHVGIIMDNNYIIHASGKVRIDRLDHLGIYNAEQNRHTHRLRVIKKII, encoded by the coding sequence ATGTTTGCCATTTGTAATCTTGCTATAATTCCTTTACGAGCCGAGCCAAGCGACAGAAGCGAAATCGTTTCTCAAGTCTTGTTTGGTGAGCATTTCGAAATTTTGGAGACACAAAATCAATGGTCAAAAATTAAGTTGCAGTATGATGATTATGAAGGTTGGGTCGATTCTAAACAATACCAAACTATAACTGAAAAGAGTTTCAAAAGTTTATCAAAAGATGCTATAATATTGAACTCTGATTTGGTTGAATATGTCTCAAATCCATCAAATATATTGTTGCCAATTCCTTTGGGTTCTTCTTTATCATTTTTGCATCACGGCGAAATCAATATTGAAAATTTTGAATTTGAAGGCATGAGAACCAGTGGTGTCAAGCCAAAATCAGATTTGATTGCCACAGCTTATATGTATTTGAATGCTCCTTATTTGTGGGGCGGTAAGACACCATTTGGTATAGATTGTTCAGGCTTTACGCAAATGGTTTACAAACTGAATGGCTATCATCTGCTGAGAGATGCTTCGCAACAATCTACTCAAGGCGATGCGTTGAGTTTTATTGAAGAAAGTGAAGCCGGAGATTTGGCTTTCTTTGACAATGAAGAAGGAAAGATAATCCACGTTGGTATCATCATGGATAATAATTATATCATTCACGCCAGTGGAAAAGTCAGGATTGACCGTTTGGACCACTTAGGGATTTACAATGCAGAACAAAACAGACACACACACCGTTTGCGTGTCATCAAGAAAATCATTTAA
- a CDS encoding alpha-amylase family glycosyl hydrolase — translation MKHFSKTVLLFILIIVSGCLKKSDEKSSDDSRYQPKEFVELKHPEWSKNATIYEANIRQFTPEGTFKAFESHLPRIKAMGIDIIWLMPIHPIGVEKRKGTLGSEYSVKDYYGINPEFGTKEDFESLVDKIHSMGMYVIIDWVANHSSWDNQLAKDHPDWYTKTEEGNFQPTPWYDWDDVIDFDYDKPGIRKYMTEALVYWVKECDIDGYRCDTAGFLPTDFWDNARAEMDAVKPVFMLAEWESRDLHIKAFDMTYSWTFFDKMVAVTRDKKSMAGLVEYMAHDVSTFPRDGYRMLFTDNHDMNSWNHNMDYNFGEGLKASMVLCGTVNGMPLVYGGQEAGLNRSLKFFDKDLIDWSKMPYEGLFKKLFDLKHKNKALWNGKEGGVMVRIYSDKMEQVVSFSRTKNNDKVIPIINYSDKPVTVKLNSAHQKGEYTELFSGEKITLKGDDVFEMKPWEYLVLVK, via the coding sequence ATGAAACATTTTTCAAAAACCGTATTGCTATTTATCCTCATAATAGTATCGGGCTGTCTTAAAAAAAGTGATGAAAAATCATCAGATGATTCAAGATACCAACCCAAAGAATTCGTTGAATTAAAGCATCCCGAATGGAGTAAAAATGCTACTATTTATGAGGCAAACATTCGACAGTTCACTCCCGAAGGAACATTCAAAGCATTCGAATCACATTTGCCAAGAATAAAGGCAATGGGTATTGATATCATTTGGTTAATGCCGATTCATCCAATTGGAGTTGAAAAAAGAAAAGGAACATTGGGTAGCGAATATTCTGTTAAAGATTATTATGGCATCAATCCAGAGTTTGGAACCAAAGAAGATTTTGAGTCATTGGTAGATAAAATCCATAGCATGGGAATGTATGTGATTATAGATTGGGTGGCTAATCATTCCTCTTGGGATAATCAATTGGCTAAAGATCATCCCGACTGGTATACCAAAACCGAAGAAGGCAATTTTCAGCCAACACCTTGGTATGATTGGGATGACGTAATTGATTTTGATTATGACAAACCCGGAATCCGAAAATACATGACCGAAGCATTGGTGTATTGGGTAAAGGAATGTGATATTGATGGTTACCGTTGCGATACGGCAGGATTTCTGCCAACCGATTTCTGGGACAATGCAAGAGCCGAAATGGATGCGGTAAAACCAGTCTTTATGTTGGCCGAATGGGAATCACGTGACTTACACATAAAAGCTTTCGATATGACGTATTCGTGGACATTCTTTGACAAAATGGTTGCTGTAACCCGCGATAAAAAAAGCATGGCTGGTTTGGTTGAATATATGGCGCATGATGTCAGCACGTTTCCGCGTGATGGTTACCGAATGCTTTTCACCGATAATCACGACATGAATTCCTGGAATCACAATATGGATTATAATTTTGGTGAAGGATTAAAAGCTTCAATGGTTTTGTGCGGAACTGTCAATGGAATGCCATTGGTTTATGGCGGTCAGGAAGCCGGGCTAAACCGTTCATTGAAATTTTTTGATAAGGACTTAATCGATTGGAGTAAAATGCCTTACGAAGGATTATTCAAAAAACTCTTTGATCTGAAACATAAAAATAAAGCGTTATGGAATGGCAAAGAAGGTGGCGTTATGGTTCGCATTTATAGTGATAAAATGGAACAGGTAGTTTCTTTTTCACGAACAAAAAACAATGACAAGGTTATTCCAATTATCAATTACAGCGATAAACCGGTAACCGTAAAATTAAATTCCGCACATCAAAAAGGAGAATACACCGAATTATTTTCGGGAGAAAAAATCACACTTAAAGGCGATGATGTTTTTGAGATGAAACCTTGGGAATATTTAGTTTTAGTGAAATAA
- a CDS encoding porin family protein translates to MKKTILVALIAFGISSNLSAQKKGDVEFGVNIGFNSSSVSDSQYSYDSSTGLNLGGSLDYYFSSDWSLKVKMIYDQKGWDNDVILNLDDGQEYPTDYNLDYLTIPVMANWHFGNKREWYLNFGPYFGFLMSAKDTQFDSDVKKFFNENDFGLAAGIGVKLPISNKLKFFAEIEGQGGFTDINNVPGYPSLTNGRTSLNVGLNFLLK, encoded by the coding sequence ATGAAAAAAACCATTTTAGTTGCACTTATAGCATTCGGAATATCATCGAACCTTTCTGCTCAAAAGAAAGGCGATGTAGAATTTGGGGTTAATATTGGATTTAATAGTTCATCTGTTTCTGATAGCCAGTATTCATATGATTCAAGTACGGGATTGAATCTCGGAGGTTCTCTTGATTATTACTTTTCCAGTGATTGGAGTTTAAAAGTAAAAATGATATATGATCAAAAAGGTTGGGATAACGATGTAATTCTGAACCTTGATGATGGACAAGAATATCCAACAGATTATAATTTAGATTATCTGACCATTCCTGTAATGGCCAATTGGCATTTTGGAAATAAGAGAGAATGGTATTTGAATTTTGGACCTTACTTTGGATTTCTTATGAGTGCAAAAGACACCCAATTTGATTCTGATGTAAAAAAGTTTTTCAACGAAAATGATTTTGGTTTAGCTGCCGGAATAGGAGTTAAACTTCCTATTTCAAATAAACTTAAATTCTTCGCTGAAATAGAAGGACAGGGTGGTTTTACAGATATTAATAATGTACCAGGTTATCCATCACTGACTAACGGTCGTACGAGTTTGAATGTTGGTTTAAACTTTTTATTAAAATAA
- a CDS encoding cysteine desulfurase family protein yields the protein MKKIYLDNAATTPIRQEVIDEMMKVMQSEYGNPSSTHSVGRSAKAIIETARKTIAKYLHCNAQEIIFTSTATEATNWILRSAVKDFGVTRIITSKVEHHATLYTVQALQEEFGIEVEFVNVAHDGTLDYDQFSTLLSNNTKTIVSLMHVNNETGVVNDIERIGVMCHQNKALFHCDTVQSIGKTELNIQELQVDFLVASAHKFHGPKGVGFAFVRKNLVLQPMLFGGEQEKGWRAGTESVHQIAGMAKALELSYQHLDEERKQISELKAYCFQKLQASFQDVAINGSNTFYNILNVLLPFTPEKTAMILFNLDMKGIAVSRGSACQSGSIKPSHVLVEMLYEDELKKPSLRISFSHYNTTAEIDYLVSALKEI from the coding sequence ATGAAAAAAATATACCTCGATAACGCAGCAACCACACCAATTCGTCAAGAAGTTATTGATGAAATGATGAAAGTGATGCAGTCAGAGTATGGAAATCCTTCGTCAACACATAGTGTCGGAAGAAGTGCCAAAGCCATTATTGAAACGGCGAGAAAAACAATTGCTAAATATTTGCATTGCAATGCGCAGGAAATCATTTTTACTTCTACAGCTACCGAAGCCACAAACTGGATTTTAAGAAGTGCTGTAAAAGACTTTGGTGTTACCCGAATAATTACCTCAAAAGTGGAACATCATGCGACTTTGTATACCGTTCAGGCTTTGCAGGAAGAATTTGGAATCGAAGTTGAATTTGTAAATGTTGCTCACGACGGAACTTTAGATTATGACCAATTTTCAACTTTACTTTCCAATAATACTAAAACGATAGTTTCGTTGATGCACGTAAATAATGAAACCGGAGTTGTTAATGATATTGAAAGGATAGGAGTGATGTGTCATCAAAACAAAGCCTTGTTTCATTGCGATACAGTTCAGTCTATTGGAAAAACAGAATTGAATATACAAGAATTGCAGGTTGATTTTTTAGTCGCAAGTGCCCATAAATTTCATGGACCAAAAGGTGTTGGTTTTGCGTTTGTTCGTAAAAATTTGGTTTTGCAACCAATGTTATTTGGTGGTGAACAGGAAAAAGGATGGCGCGCCGGAACAGAATCGGTACATCAAATCGCCGGAATGGCAAAAGCGCTTGAGCTTTCTTATCAGCATTTGGATGAGGAAAGAAAGCAAATTTCTGAATTGAAAGCGTATTGTTTTCAAAAATTGCAAGCTTCTTTTCAGGATGTTGCCATAAATGGAAGCAATACATTTTACAATATTTTGAATGTTTTATTGCCTTTTACACCTGAAAAAACAGCTATGATTTTATTTAATCTGGATATGAAGGGCATTGCGGTTTCTCGTGGCAGTGCTTGTCAAAGCGGAAGTATTAAGCCATCACATGTTTTGGTAGAAATGCTTTATGAAGATGAGTTAAAAAAACCAAGTCTACGTATTTCATTCAGTCATTACAACACCACAGCCGAAATAGATTATTTGGTTTCAGCGTTAAAAGAAATTTAA
- the bshC gene encoding bacillithiol biosynthesis cysteine-adding enzyme BshC — MPTDCISYQKSGYFTKLIVDYLDEKPELKSLYNRFPSLENFKGQLEEKAQNYPAENRKSLVAALENQYNDFQISEATKANISLLSNTKTFTITTGHQLNLFSGPLYFLYKIASTITLCAALKKEYPAYDFVPIYWMATEDHDFEEINHFNFKNSKIIWNKESHGPVGRLSTEGLAAVLDVFASELGIGENATYLKELFENSYLKHSNLAAATRFLANKLFGDKGLVILDGDDKKLKQLFSPFVKNELIYKTSFQKVTETNSILQASYDIQVNPREINLFYIEDSIRERIVFENNQFKVNNTKLAFSEEEILELVENHPEKFSPNVILRPLYEEIVLPNLCYIGGGGEISYWLQLQSTFEANKVTFPILLVRNSVLLATEKQIKKVEKLNLSWADLFSNQQELFTNKTKEFSKFNLDFSEQKEHIKQQFEKLLLIANQTEKSFIGAVKAQQTKQIKGLENLEKRLLKAEKRVYAEKLEQIILLQNELFPNQGLQERKANFSEFYLDVNGKLIEKLFLELKPLEPNFTVITL, encoded by the coding sequence ATGCCAACTGACTGTATTAGCTACCAAAAATCAGGATATTTCACTAAATTAATTGTAGATTATTTAGACGAAAAGCCCGAATTGAAATCGCTATACAATCGTTTTCCAAGCCTTGAAAATTTTAAAGGACAACTGGAAGAAAAGGCACAAAACTATCCAGCGGAAAATAGAAAAAGTTTGGTTGCTGCTCTTGAAAATCAGTATAATGATTTTCAAATTTCTGAAGCTACAAAAGCTAATATTTCACTCTTATCAAATACCAAAACGTTTACCATTACAACTGGTCACCAACTGAATTTGTTCTCTGGGCCATTGTATTTTTTGTACAAAATTGCTTCCACTATTACGCTTTGTGCTGCCTTAAAAAAGGAATATCCGGCTTATGATTTTGTTCCGATTTATTGGATGGCGACTGAAGATCATGATTTTGAAGAAATAAATCATTTCAACTTTAAAAATTCAAAAATCATCTGGAACAAGGAAAGTCATGGTCCGGTTGGCCGACTTTCGACAGAAGGATTGGCAGCCGTTTTAGATGTCTTTGCATCAGAATTAGGAATTGGAGAAAACGCAACTTATTTAAAAGAACTTTTTGAAAATAGTTATCTAAAGCATAGCAATCTTGCAGCTGCCACACGGTTTTTGGCAAACAAATTATTTGGTGATAAAGGCTTGGTTATTCTTGATGGTGATGATAAAAAGTTAAAACAATTATTCAGTCCTTTTGTCAAAAATGAATTAATTTATAAAACGTCTTTCCAAAAAGTTACTGAAACCAATTCTATACTTCAGGCTTCCTATGACATTCAGGTAAATCCAAGAGAGATCAATCTGTTTTATATAGAAGATAGTATTAGAGAACGTATAGTTTTTGAAAACAATCAATTTAAAGTAAACAATACCAAACTTGCTTTTTCTGAAGAAGAAATTTTAGAATTAGTAGAAAATCATCCTGAAAAATTTAGCCCAAATGTTATTCTTCGTCCATTGTACGAAGAAATCGTTTTGCCCAATTTGTGTTACATTGGCGGTGGCGGTGAAATTAGCTATTGGCTTCAACTACAATCTACTTTTGAAGCTAACAAGGTGACTTTTCCAATACTTCTAGTGCGTAATTCTGTTTTGTTAGCAACGGAAAAACAAATCAAAAAAGTAGAAAAATTAAACCTTTCATGGGCAGATTTATTTAGCAATCAGCAAGAGTTGTTTACCAATAAAACAAAAGAATTTTCAAAATTCAACTTAGATTTCTCCGAGCAAAAAGAACATATAAAACAGCAATTTGAAAAGTTACTGCTCATTGCTAATCAAACCGAAAAATCGTTTATTGGCGCTGTGAAGGCCCAACAAACCAAACAAATAAAAGGCTTAGAAAATCTGGAAAAACGTTTGCTAAAAGCAGAAAAAAGAGTCTACGCTGAAAAACTGGAACAAATCATTCTACTCCAAAACGAACTGTTTCCAAACCAAGGATTGCAGGAGCGAAAAGCTAATTTTTCAGAGTTTTATTTGGATGTTAATGGCAAACTCATAGAAAAACTATTTCTGGAGTTAAAACCATTAGAGCCTAATTTTACTGTAATTACGCTTTAA
- a CDS encoding T9SS type A sorting domain-containing protein yields MKKQLLLFVALFFSTQINYSQVISMIGSTSPSGSWAVDTDMNTTDNITYTLNNVTVTTATDPGTTGLKFRLDHDWATNWGSANFPSGTGTQNGANIMTQAGTYDVTFNRSNGTYTFIPSGFTSIGIWGPAVDSINGFGGPDVNMNTTDGIIYTLSGFNFTSGTAYFRFNDDSLNTWGSVAFPTGTAVQGGPTIQVTGGEWFVTFNKNTGAYSFAFPSIGILGTALNGFLVDDTDLSTTDGFEYTINSLTLTDGEAKFRKDNLWTTNWGSLGFPSATGIQDGPNIPVIAGTYDIVFQKSTGHYLFTDVLSTPENSISNLKIYPNPTNNIWNLSHTTTIDSVELFDINGKTIQSFEPNTSQFELDGNKLSQGVYFVKIKSGADFAVQKIIKN; encoded by the coding sequence ATGAAAAAACAATTACTCTTATTTGTTGCTCTATTCTTTTCTACCCAAATAAATTATAGTCAGGTAATTTCAATGATTGGAAGTACGAGTCCTTCCGGAAGTTGGGCTGTTGATACTGATATGAATACAACCGACAATATTACATATACATTAAACAATGTAACTGTTACCACCGCAACTGATCCAGGAACAACTGGTTTGAAATTCAGGCTAGATCATGATTGGGCGACCAACTGGGGTTCAGCAAATTTTCCTTCAGGAACGGGAACTCAAAACGGGGCTAATATCATGACTCAGGCTGGAACTTATGATGTGACCTTCAACAGAAGTAATGGTACTTATACCTTTATTCCATCTGGATTTACAAGTATTGGAATTTGGGGACCAGCGGTTGATTCTATAAATGGTTTTGGTGGCCCAGATGTAAATATGAACACTACAGATGGAATTATATATACACTATCCGGATTTAATTTCACTAGTGGAACAGCTTATTTCCGTTTTAACGACGATAGTCTAAACACATGGGGAAGTGTTGCTTTCCCAACAGGAACAGCGGTTCAGGGCGGCCCAACAATACAAGTAACCGGTGGCGAATGGTTTGTAACCTTTAACAAAAATACCGGTGCCTATAGCTTTGCTTTTCCAAGCATAGGCATTCTTGGAACAGCTTTAAATGGTTTCTTAGTTGACGATACTGATTTAAGTACTACGGATGGTTTTGAATATACTATCAACAGTTTAACCTTAACCGATGGTGAAGCAAAATTCAGGAAAGATAACCTGTGGACGACCAATTGGGGATCATTAGGTTTTCCATCAGCAACAGGAATACAGGATGGTCCAAATATTCCCGTAATTGCGGGAACTTATGATATTGTTTTCCAAAAGAGTACCGGACATTATTTGTTTACAGATGTCTTATCCACACCTGAAAATTCCATTTCAAATTTGAAAATCTATCCTAATCCAACAAACAATATTTGGAATCTGTCACATACAACAACGATTGACAGTGTTGAACTTTTTGACATTAATGGTAAAACAATTCAGAGTTTTGAACCAAATACTTCTCAATTCGAATTGGATGGAAATAAGTTAAGTCAGGGAGTTTATTTTGTAAAAATCAAATCAGGAGCAGATTTTGCCGTGCAAAAAATTATCAAGAATTGA